A single region of the Zootoca vivipara chromosome 2, rZooViv1.1, whole genome shotgun sequence genome encodes:
- the CCDC137 gene encoding coiled-coil domain-containing protein 137 produces the protein MGKRKVRTQAAPAAASREGAAPRDRQMKKKKTQCLDEQEIPFRLREIMRSRDELKNPKSKKKKKKEKQPAHILEGDIPVPKFKQRKGEGDSTYIGRIERETQRVMFLTKYQLQREPEKEEPAPEKSQRKKEFQKKKLDKIRRKKEEKKAALLEKDFLKDSVKFGEVAEQPPTITAKPRKSVVKDKAGKKQLLLTSLLGSGGTPSTPKVFHASLARQRIMQEERERVVQAYRDIKKRKQQQMAENQLAIDKLKKPF, from the exons acaaatgaagaagaaaaaaactcagTGCCTGGATGAGCAAGAAATTCCTTTTCGCCTGCGGGAAATAATGAGGAGCCGTGATGAATTAAAGAACCCCAagagcaagaagaaaaagaaaaagg AGAAGCAACCAGCGCATATACTGGAGGGCGACATACCTGTGCCGAAATTCAAGCAGCGCAAAGGAGAGGGAGACTCTACCTACATCGGGCGCATTGAGCGGGAAACTCAGCGTGTGATGTTCCTTACCAAATACCAGCTGCAGCGTGAACCCGAAAAAGAAGAGCCAGCCCCAGAAAAGTCCCAGAGGAAGAAAGA ATTTCAGAAGAAGAAGCTGGATAAAATCCGTaggaagaaagaggagaaaaaagCAGCATTGCTGGAGAAAGACTTTCTCAAAG ACTCGGTGAAGTTTGGAGAGGTTGCTGAACAGCCCCCAACAATTACAGCAAAACCTAGAAAGAGTGTTGTCAAAGACAAG GCCGGCAAGAAGCAGCTTCTGCTGACATCTCTCTTGGGCTCCGGTGGGACACCCTCCACTCCAAAAGTGTTCCACGCATCCCTTGCTCGCCAGAGGATCatgcaggaggaaagagaaagggttGTCCAAGCTTACCGGGACATAAAGAAACGCAAGCAGCAGCAAATGGCCGAAAATCAGCTTGCTATTGACAAACTAAAGAAGCCCTTCTGA